A genomic segment from Alkalilimnicola ehrlichii MLHE-1 encodes:
- the malQ gene encoding 4-alpha-glucanotransferase yields the protein MSGGGFWQRRRAGVLAHLSSLPGEAGSGSLGRHAHGFIDWLADAGFSVWQMLPLGPTHDDLCPYQTLSVHAGDARFIDQEALEAVGWLPREPQPSHAPRRWRQERLCRARAGRAAAGDEASMAEEAAFRQRHAHWLEDYALYVALRREKGEAPWWEWPTAERDREEAALAAARERLADAIDQAVFEQFLFFSQWEALRRHAGERGVALFGDMPLFVAHDSADVWAHRDYFQLDEAGRPRTVAGVPPDYFSDTGQRWGNPHYEWARMQADGFHWWLDRLATQLELFDFVRLDHFRGLAAYWSIPAEAETARNGQWVPAPGRAFLAAVADRFGRVPLVAEDLGFITEDVEALRDTFGLPGMKVLHFAFDSDADNPYLPHHHVRDGAVYTGTHDNDTTVGWYQGLDPVVAERVAAYLGYPGEEMPWPLIRAALASVAGLAVVPMQDLLALDSDHRMNIPGVAGGDNWRWRFQWEWLPEGLQQRMAEMNRLYGRG from the coding sequence ATGAGCGGGGGTGGATTCTGGCAGCGGCGCCGGGCCGGGGTTCTCGCCCACCTGAGTTCGCTCCCCGGAGAGGCGGGTAGCGGCAGCCTCGGCCGCCACGCCCACGGCTTCATTGATTGGCTGGCCGATGCCGGCTTCTCGGTCTGGCAGATGCTGCCCCTGGGGCCGACCCACGACGACCTCTGCCCCTACCAAACCCTCTCGGTCCACGCCGGTGACGCACGGTTTATCGATCAAGAGGCGCTGGAGGCGGTCGGCTGGCTACCGCGGGAACCGCAGCCTTCCCACGCCCCCCGCCGTTGGCGGCAGGAGCGGTTGTGCCGGGCGCGGGCCGGTCGGGCCGCCGCCGGCGATGAGGCGTCGATGGCCGAGGAGGCCGCCTTCCGCCAACGCCACGCCCACTGGCTGGAGGACTATGCGCTCTACGTCGCATTGCGCCGGGAGAAGGGGGAGGCCCCTTGGTGGGAGTGGCCCACCGCCGAGCGGGACCGGGAGGAGGCTGCCCTGGCGGCGGCCCGGGAGCGGCTGGCCGACGCCATCGACCAGGCCGTCTTCGAGCAATTCCTCTTCTTCAGCCAGTGGGAGGCACTGCGCCGGCACGCCGGCGAGCGCGGCGTCGCCCTTTTCGGCGACATGCCCCTTTTCGTCGCCCACGACAGTGCCGACGTCTGGGCCCACCGGGACTACTTCCAACTGGACGAGGCCGGCCGCCCCCGGACCGTGGCGGGCGTGCCGCCGGACTACTTCTCCGATACCGGGCAACGGTGGGGCAACCCCCACTATGAGTGGGCGCGGATGCAGGCCGACGGCTTCCACTGGTGGCTGGATCGGCTCGCCACCCAGTTGGAGCTGTTCGACTTCGTCCGCCTCGACCACTTCCGAGGCCTCGCCGCCTACTGGTCGATCCCCGCCGAGGCGGAGACCGCCCGGAACGGCCAGTGGGTCCCGGCTCCCGGCCGCGCCTTCCTGGCCGCGGTGGCGGACCGGTTCGGGCGGGTGCCGCTGGTGGCCGAAGACCTCGGCTTCATCACCGAGGACGTGGAGGCGCTGCGGGACACCTTCGGGCTGCCGGGGATGAAGGTCCTCCACTTTGCCTTCGACAGCGACGCCGACAACCCCTACCTGCCACACCACCACGTCCGCGACGGCGCCGTCTACACCGGCACCCACGACAACGACACCACCGTCGGGTGGTACCAGGGGCTCGATCCCGTTGTGGCGGAGCGGGTCGCCGCCTACCTGGGGTACCCCGGCGAAGAGATGCCCTGGCCGCTGATCCGCGCCGCCCTGGCCTCGGTGGCCGGCCTGGCCGTGGTGCCGATGCAAGATCTGCTGGCGCTGGACTCCGACCACCGCATGAACATCCCCGGCGTCGCTGGCGGCGACAACTGGCGGTGGCGATTCCAGTGGGAGTGGCTGCCGGAGGGATTGCAGCAGCGCATGGCGGAGATGAACCGGCTTTACGGGCGGGGCTGA
- the glgP gene encoding alpha-glucan family phosphorylase, producing the protein MNETTFSLEVRPNIPPRLERLHDLANNLLYSWERRVRGLFYRLDQPLWEACGHNPKLFLRRVSQEVLEQAAEDRAFMEDYNRTLSAFDTYLEESPTDHIASYLDPERDLVAYFCAEFGFHESLPIYSGGLGILAGDHCKAASDLCLPFVGVGLLYRQGYFDQTIDNQGRQVAHYHPTDFTTLAVRPCMGEDGGELRVAVELPGRTVLLRVWEAQAGRIRLYLLDSDLPENSEADDRSITYQLYGGGTETRIQQEICLGIGGVRALRALGLAPTVWHINEGHSAFQVVERCRELVAEGHAFDTALEAVAGGTVFTTHTPVPAGHDIFEREMMETYFAGTAEALGIDLARFLALGENAVRNGAFNMTALALRGSRFHNGVSRIHGRVASEMEAGIWPQIPLRENPLRYVTNGIHVPTFLAREWGNLFDMRLRQWRNEMLNEDFWQVVDEIPDHRYWSLRQSLKTEMLEGVAARAEHQFRRNGLSAAMIKRITRHVRQTEGDMLVIGFARRFATYKRAPLIFTHLEQLKELLNDPERPALLIFAGKAHPRDEPGQAIIHHIHELSLDPDFIGKILLLEGYDMALARLLVTGVDVWLNNPEYPLEACGTSGQKAGVNGVINLSVLDGWWGEGYDGENGWAITPHEPGFDPHYRDHEEARDLLNILSEKVLPLYYDRGKQGYSTGWVRKSKASMRTTIPRFNAQRMVMDYVRGFYGPARDQNARFMADGLKAAKELAEWKARVLDCWDGVWMQRQDEAPAAIRHGESLPIRVKAHLNGLSPEDVTVECLVTTAPDGDDPEAMERFALTAAEVAEDGNHVFSLDLEPHLPGLQYYKLRIYPSHPACSHPFELGRMVWL; encoded by the coding sequence ATGAACGAAACCACCTTCTCTCTGGAGGTCCGGCCGAATATCCCGCCGCGGCTTGAGCGCCTGCACGACCTGGCGAACAACCTGCTCTACTCCTGGGAGCGCCGGGTTCGCGGCCTCTTCTACCGCCTCGACCAACCCCTCTGGGAGGCGTGCGGCCACAATCCGAAGCTCTTCCTCCGCCGGGTGTCCCAAGAGGTACTGGAACAGGCGGCGGAAGATCGGGCCTTCATGGAGGACTACAATCGCACCCTCTCCGCCTTCGACACCTACCTGGAAGAGTCCCCCACCGACCACATTGCCTCCTACCTCGATCCGGAGCGAGACCTGGTGGCCTACTTCTGCGCCGAATTCGGCTTCCACGAAAGCCTGCCCATCTACTCCGGCGGCCTCGGCATCCTGGCTGGTGACCACTGTAAGGCGGCCAGCGACCTCTGCCTGCCGTTTGTCGGCGTCGGCCTCCTCTACCGCCAGGGGTACTTCGACCAGACCATCGACAACCAGGGCCGTCAGGTGGCCCACTACCACCCCACCGACTTCACCACCCTGGCGGTGCGGCCGTGCATGGGCGAAGACGGCGGAGAATTGCGAGTGGCCGTGGAGCTCCCCGGCCGGACGGTACTACTGCGGGTCTGGGAGGCCCAAGCCGGCCGTATCCGCCTCTACCTGCTGGACAGCGACCTGCCCGAGAACAGCGAAGCCGACGACCGCTCCATCACCTATCAGCTCTACGGTGGCGGCACCGAGACCCGCATCCAGCAGGAGATCTGCCTGGGCATCGGCGGCGTTCGCGCCCTACGCGCCCTAGGGCTGGCGCCCACCGTGTGGCATATCAATGAGGGCCACTCCGCGTTCCAGGTGGTGGAGCGCTGCCGGGAGCTGGTGGCCGAGGGCCACGCCTTCGACACCGCCCTGGAAGCAGTGGCCGGCGGCACCGTCTTCACCACCCACACCCCAGTCCCCGCGGGCCACGACATCTTCGAACGGGAGATGATGGAAACGTACTTCGCCGGAACGGCCGAGGCCCTGGGCATCGACCTGGCCCGTTTTCTCGCCCTGGGGGAGAACGCCGTCCGTAACGGCGCCTTCAACATGACCGCCCTGGCCCTGCGCGGCTCCCGCTTCCACAACGGCGTCAGCCGCATCCACGGGCGGGTGGCTTCGGAGATGGAGGCCGGTATCTGGCCGCAGATCCCGCTGCGCGAGAACCCGCTGCGCTACGTCACCAATGGCATCCACGTCCCCACCTTCCTGGCGCGGGAGTGGGGCAACCTCTTCGACATGCGGCTGCGCCAATGGCGTAACGAAATGCTCAACGAGGACTTCTGGCAGGTGGTCGATGAGATTCCGGACCACCGCTACTGGAGCCTGCGCCAAAGCCTGAAGACCGAGATGCTGGAGGGCGTCGCCGCCCGCGCCGAGCACCAATTCCGGCGCAACGGCCTCTCCGCAGCGATGATCAAGCGCATCACGCGCCACGTCCGCCAGACCGAGGGCGACATGCTGGTCATCGGCTTCGCCCGGCGGTTCGCCACCTACAAGCGAGCGCCGCTGATCTTCACCCATCTGGAGCAGCTCAAGGAACTGCTCAACGACCCAGAGCGACCGGCCCTGCTGATCTTCGCCGGCAAGGCCCACCCACGCGACGAGCCCGGCCAGGCCATCATCCATCACATCCATGAACTGTCCCTCGACCCCGACTTCATCGGCAAGATCCTGCTGCTGGAGGGCTACGACATGGCCCTGGCCCGCCTGCTGGTCACCGGCGTCGACGTCTGGCTTAACAACCCGGAGTACCCGCTGGAGGCGTGCGGCACCTCCGGCCAGAAGGCCGGCGTCAACGGCGTCATCAACCTCTCGGTGCTCGACGGCTGGTGGGGCGAGGGCTACGACGGCGAGAACGGCTGGGCCATCACCCCCCATGAGCCCGGCTTCGACCCCCACTACCGCGACCACGAAGAGGCGCGCGACCTGCTCAATATCCTGTCCGAAAAGGTGCTGCCCCTCTACTACGACCGGGGCAAGCAAGGCTACTCCACCGGTTGGGTGCGCAAGTCGAAGGCGTCGATGCGCACCACCATCCCCCGGTTCAACGCCCAGCGGATGGTCATGGACTACGTGCGCGGCTTCTACGGCCCGGCCCGGGACCAGAACGCCCGCTTCATGGCTGACGGGTTGAAAGCGGCCAAGGAGCTGGCCGAGTGGAAGGCGCGGGTCCTCGACTGCTGGGACGGCGTCTGGATGCAGCGGCAGGACGAAGCGCCGGCAGCCATCCGGCACGGCGAGAGCCTGCCAATCCGGGTCAAGGCCCACCTCAACGGCCTCAGCCCCGAAGACGTCACCGTGGAGTGCCTGGTAACGACCGCCCCGGACGGCGATGACCCGGAGGCGATGGAACGCTTCGCACTGACCGCCGCGGAAGTGGCGGAGGACGGCAACCACGTCTTCTCGCTGGACCTGGAACCGCATCTGCCCGGACTCCAGTACTACAAGCTGCGCATCTACCCCAGCCACCCGGCGTGCAGCCACCCGTTTGAGTTGGGGAGGATGGTTTGGCTGTAG
- the glgA gene encoding glycogen synthase GlgA codes for MKILFTASEAWPLVKTGGLGDVAHGLTHALRERRHDVRLLLPAHPDAVAGLEGRIRRHALTLDQRPFTLIEGRLPGTRVTTWLLDDPPLFARAGNPYTTEDGDPWPDNARRYHRLSRVAAALAAGELLPWQAAVLHAHDWQTALAPFLLQRRPVPRPATVFTIHNLAYRGLFPAETHTRLGLPPEAWTPEGLEFHGRLAFIKGGLAYADAITTVSPTYAREIQTPAFGCGLDGLLRHRSGVLHGIVNGIDTTVWNPAADPHLAACYRKPDPAARAANRAALAQRIGLDGDTGERSGPLLGFVGRLVEQKGVDLILAALPRLLAGGARLALLGSGERELEEALRQAARHYPGRVGVHIGYDEGLAHLIEGGCDLFLMPSRFEPCGLNQLYSLRYGTPPVVTATGGLADTVMDVDTDPTAGNGFHLPAANAGALAATVERATAHWRRPAAWKRIQARGMGGDYSWDASAEAYLRLYRNTPGNNGS; via the coding sequence ATGAAGATTCTCTTTACCGCCTCCGAGGCGTGGCCGCTGGTGAAGACCGGCGGGCTGGGCGATGTGGCCCACGGCCTCACCCACGCCCTGCGGGAACGCCGCCACGACGTGCGCCTGTTGCTGCCGGCCCACCCCGATGCGGTGGCCGGCCTGGAGGGCCGTATTCGCCGCCACGCCCTGACCCTGGACCAGCGGCCGTTCACACTCATCGAGGGGCGGCTGCCCGGTACCCGCGTCACCACCTGGCTGCTGGACGACCCGCCGCTCTTCGCCCGCGCCGGCAACCCGTACACCACCGAGGACGGCGACCCGTGGCCCGACAACGCCCGCCGCTACCACCGCCTGAGCCGGGTGGCGGCGGCCCTGGCCGCCGGCGAGCTGCTGCCGTGGCAGGCGGCGGTGCTCCACGCCCATGACTGGCAGACGGCCCTGGCGCCGTTCCTCCTCCAGCGGCGGCCCGTCCCCCGCCCGGCCACTGTCTTCACCATTCACAACCTGGCCTACCGCGGCCTCTTCCCGGCGGAGACCCACACCCGCCTCGGGCTACCGCCGGAGGCGTGGACGCCCGAAGGCCTGGAGTTCCACGGCCGACTCGCCTTTATCAAGGGCGGCCTGGCCTACGCCGACGCCATCACCACCGTCAGCCCCACCTACGCCCGGGAGATCCAGACCCCGGCCTTCGGCTGCGGCCTGGACGGCCTGCTGCGCCACCGGTCCGGGGTGCTCCACGGCATCGTCAACGGTATCGACACCACGGTCTGGAACCCGGCCGCCGACCCCCACCTGGCGGCCTGCTACCGGAAACCCGACCCGGCGGCCCGGGCCGCCAACCGCGCCGCCCTTGCCCAACGGATCGGCCTCGACGGCGATACCGGCGAGAGGAGCGGCCCGCTACTCGGCTTCGTCGGGCGGCTGGTGGAACAGAAGGGTGTCGACCTGATCCTCGCCGCCCTCCCCCGGCTGTTGGCCGGCGGCGCGCGCCTCGCCTTGCTCGGCTCGGGGGAACGGGAGTTGGAGGAGGCGCTGCGCCAAGCCGCCCGGCACTATCCGGGCCGGGTCGGCGTCCATATCGGCTACGACGAGGGGCTGGCTCATCTGATCGAGGGGGGCTGCGATCTCTTTCTGATGCCCTCCCGCTTCGAGCCATGCGGCCTCAACCAGCTCTACTCCCTGCGCTACGGCACCCCGCCGGTGGTCACGGCCACCGGCGGACTGGCCGACACCGTCATGGACGTGGACACCGACCCCACCGCCGGCAACGGCTTTCACCTTCCCGCCGCCAACGCCGGCGCCCTGGCGGCCACAGTGGAACGGGCCACCGCCCATTGGCGGCGACCGGCGGCGTGGAAGCGCATCCAGGCGCGGGGAATGGGCGGAGACTACTCCTGGGACGCCTCGGCGGAGGCGTACCTGCGGCTCTACCGCAACACCCCTGGCAATAACGGATCATGA
- the glgC gene encoding glucose-1-phosphate adenylyltransferase, with amino-acid sequence MSSSPSPRFVSRLTRNTLVLILAGGRGSRLMDLTTWRAKPAVPFGGKFRIIDFTLSNCINSGIRRIGVLTQYKAHSLIRHLRLGWGSLRGDFGEFVEILPAQQRTEGSWYRGTADAVYQSLDIVRMHDPDYVLILAGDHVYKMDYGPMLARHVETGADVTVGCLEVPVEEASAFGVMAVDGDNRVVRFQEKPADPPSIPGQSDRALASMGIYIFNRAFLFNQLIADARKESDHDFGKDIIPSLIDQARVIAFPFRDAATGGQAYWRDVGTIDAFWRTNLELVGVNPQLNLYDKEWPIWTHQEQLPPAKFVFDDDDRRGMAVDSMVSGGCIISGAYLRRSLLFSSVVVEDGSRVEDAVILPEAHIEPGCRIRKAVIDKHCRLAAGTVIGEDPEEDARRFHLSPGGVVLVTPDMLGQEIHNVYT; translated from the coding sequence ATGTCGTCCAGCCCTTCCCCTCGCTTTGTCAGCCGCCTGACCCGTAATACGTTGGTCCTGATCCTGGCCGGCGGCCGGGGCTCGCGGCTCATGGATCTCACCACGTGGCGGGCAAAGCCTGCAGTGCCCTTCGGCGGGAAGTTTCGCATCATCGATTTCACCCTCTCCAACTGCATTAACTCGGGCATCCGCCGCATCGGCGTGCTGACCCAGTACAAGGCCCACTCACTGATCCGCCACCTGCGCCTCGGTTGGGGCTCGCTGCGGGGCGATTTCGGCGAGTTCGTCGAAATCCTGCCGGCCCAGCAGCGCACCGAGGGGTCGTGGTACCGGGGGACCGCCGACGCCGTTTACCAGAGCCTCGATATCGTCCGCATGCACGATCCCGACTACGTGCTGATCCTGGCCGGGGATCACGTCTACAAGATGGACTACGGGCCGATGCTGGCCCGCCACGTGGAGACGGGGGCCGACGTCACCGTCGGCTGCCTGGAGGTGCCGGTGGAGGAGGCGAGTGCCTTCGGCGTCATGGCAGTGGACGGGGACAACCGGGTGGTGCGCTTCCAGGAAAAGCCCGCCGACCCGCCATCGATCCCCGGGCAGTCCGACCGGGCGCTGGCGTCCATGGGGATCTACATCTTCAACCGGGCGTTTCTTTTCAATCAGTTGATCGCCGATGCCAGAAAAGAGAGCGACCACGACTTCGGCAAGGACATCATTCCGTCACTGATCGACCAGGCGCGCGTCATTGCCTTTCCCTTCCGCGACGCGGCGACCGGCGGCCAGGCGTACTGGCGCGACGTGGGCACGATCGATGCCTTTTGGCGGACCAATCTGGAACTGGTCGGGGTCAACCCCCAACTTAATCTCTACGACAAGGAGTGGCCCATCTGGACCCATCAGGAACAGCTCCCGCCGGCCAAGTTCGTCTTCGACGACGACGACCGGCGCGGCATGGCGGTGGACTCCATGGTCTCCGGCGGTTGTATCATCTCCGGTGCCTACCTGCGCCGCTCGCTGCTCTTCTCATCGGTGGTGGTGGAGGACGGCAGCCGGGTGGAGGACGCGGTGATCCTGCCCGAGGCCCACATCGAGCCGGGATGCCGTATCCGCAAGGCGGTGATCGACAAGCACTGCCGCCTGGCGGCGGGCACGGTGATCGGCGAGGACCCGGAGGAGGACGCCCGGCGCTTCCACCTCAGCCCCGGTGGTGTGGTGCTGGTGACGCCCGACATGCTCGGCCAGGAGATCCACAATGTCTACACCTGA
- a CDS encoding glycoside hydrolase family 57 protein, whose protein sequence is MSTPEAELPKARVVLCWHMHQPSYFNPGTGDYQLPWVYLHAIKDYVDMAAHLEAVPEARAVVNFSPTLIEQIEDYSAQVAGFLAGERRLQDPLLRALAEPVLPDDECERRHLVQQCLRVNHRRLVEPFPAFHRLVELSRWVERHGQHVDYLSDQFMVDLLVWYHLAWLGETVRRRDPRVRRLLRQEAAYTIHDRRELLEVIGELMGGVLERYRRLADSGRVELSVTPYAHPILPLLQDVQSAREAWPEIQLPLLERYFGGEERARWHVERGIETFEKAFGRRPEGCWPAEGGVSRATLELLAESGFRWAASGGAVLDNSLRAADQWAEDDPRWHRAYTLAGADGAAGNGGANAHHPPLHCFFRDDGLSDAIGFEYSDWHGDDAVANLVNRLEEIADRCADPGQAVISIIMDGENAWEHYPANGYFFLSGLYRQLADHPRLEMTTFAAAAAGVEPRPLERLVAGSWVYGTFSTWIGEADKNRAWDMLGEAKQAFDRAVPGLKPEVQWRAEAQLAICESSDWFWWFGDYNPAGVVREFDHLYRVQLTALYEILGVEPPEHLSHAFTHRGKGSPEKGGVMRHGRADG, encoded by the coding sequence ATGTCTACACCTGAGGCCGAGCTGCCCAAGGCGCGGGTGGTGCTTTGCTGGCACATGCACCAACCCAGCTACTTCAACCCCGGCACCGGCGACTACCAGTTGCCGTGGGTCTACCTCCACGCCATCAAGGACTACGTCGACATGGCCGCCCATCTGGAGGCGGTGCCCGAGGCCCGGGCGGTGGTCAACTTCTCGCCGACGCTCATTGAACAAATCGAAGACTATTCCGCTCAGGTGGCCGGCTTTCTCGCCGGAGAGCGGCGGCTCCAGGACCCCCTCCTGCGGGCGCTGGCCGAACCGGTCCTGCCCGACGATGAGTGCGAGCGCCGGCATTTGGTGCAGCAATGCCTGCGCGTTAACCATCGGCGTCTGGTGGAGCCGTTTCCGGCCTTCCACCGGCTGGTGGAATTGAGTCGCTGGGTGGAGCGCCACGGGCAGCACGTGGACTACCTGAGCGATCAGTTCATGGTCGATCTGCTGGTCTGGTACCACTTGGCATGGCTGGGGGAGACCGTACGTCGCCGCGATCCGCGGGTGCGGCGGCTGCTCCGGCAGGAAGCCGCCTATACCATCCACGACCGCCGGGAACTGCTGGAGGTCATCGGCGAGTTGATGGGCGGGGTGCTGGAGCGTTACCGCCGCCTGGCCGATAGCGGTCGGGTGGAGCTCTCGGTGACCCCCTATGCCCACCCGATCCTGCCGCTGCTCCAGGACGTGCAAAGCGCCCGTGAGGCGTGGCCCGAGATCCAGTTGCCGCTGCTGGAACGCTACTTCGGCGGCGAGGAGCGGGCCCGCTGGCACGTGGAGCGCGGCATCGAGACCTTCGAGAAGGCCTTCGGCCGGCGGCCCGAGGGGTGTTGGCCGGCAGAGGGCGGGGTGAGCCGGGCGACGCTGGAATTGTTGGCGGAGAGCGGATTCCGTTGGGCCGCCAGCGGCGGTGCGGTGCTGGACAACAGTCTGCGGGCCGCGGATCAGTGGGCGGAGGACGACCCCCGGTGGCACCGTGCCTACACCCTGGCCGGCGCCGATGGCGCCGCGGGCAACGGCGGCGCGAACGCCCACCATCCGCCTCTCCACTGTTTTTTCCGTGACGACGGCCTCTCCGACGCTATCGGTTTCGAGTACTCCGACTGGCACGGTGACGACGCCGTGGCGAACCTGGTGAACCGTCTGGAGGAGATCGCCGACCGCTGCGCCGATCCCGGCCAAGCGGTGATCTCCATCATCATGGACGGCGAGAACGCCTGGGAGCACTATCCGGCCAACGGGTACTTCTTCCTGAGCGGTCTCTATCGGCAACTGGCCGACCACCCGCGGCTGGAGATGACCACCTTCGCCGCCGCGGCCGCCGGGGTGGAGCCCCGGCCCCTGGAGCGGCTGGTGGCCGGTAGCTGGGTCTACGGCACCTTCTCCACCTGGATCGGCGAAGCGGATAAGAACCGTGCCTGGGACATGTTGGGGGAGGCCAAACAGGCCTTCGATCGCGCCGTGCCGGGGCTGAAACCCGAGGTCCAGTGGCGGGCCGAAGCCCAACTGGCGATCTGTGAGAGTTCCGACTGGTTCTGGTGGTTCGGCGACTACAATCCGGCCGGGGTGGTGCGTGAATTCGACCACCTCTACCGGGTGCAGCTCACGGCGCTTTACGAAATCCTGGGCGTGGAACCGCCGGAGCATCTGAGCCACGCCTTTACCCACCGCGGCAAAGGCAGCCCGGAGAAGGGTGGCGTCATGCGGCATGGAAGGGCCGATGGATGA
- the glgB gene encoding 1,4-alpha-glucan branching protein GlgB, with product MAITRKDPTADDRRRITEARHHDPFAFLGGPHGPKRTVRVYDPHAEAVAFEDGTKLPRRPGSDFFEGPLPAGLSAPYRLRRTSQDGAAHTAHDPYAFGPALPDYDLHLFGEGRHYHAQRFLGAHPLEHEGVPGVRFAVWAPNAERVSVVGDFNRWDGRCHPMRVRGGSGVWELFIPGLPDGSLYKFELRNRDSGAVLVKTDPYGRRYQLRPDSAAVVEPPADYAWNDREWMAARREDQWQSIPISIYEVHLGSWQRAGDGSFLDYRTLAHRLVDHVLATGFTHIELLPITEHPFDGSWGYQTTGYFAPTTRFGAPDDFRYFVDHCHRHGIGVILDWVPAHFPRDDWALANFDGTPLYEHADPRRGEHRDWGTLIFNFGRNEVRNFLTASALYWLEEFHIDGLRVDAVASMLYLDYSRDEGDWVPNIHGGNENLEAIDFLQELNRITHGEQPGTMIMAEESTSWPQVTRPTWLGGLGFTMKWNMGWMHDTLTYMGEDPIHRRYHHDQLTFGMLYAFTENFVLPFSHDEVVHGKRSLLWRMPGDEWQRFANLRLLYAYQFTYPGKKLLFMGCEFGQGNEWNAEAALDWYVLDYPLHQGVLRLVGDLNALYREVPALHRHDFDEHGFAWIDCHDTEQSAISYLRRDGGHDGEATPPAATVLNFTPVPRHDYRLGVPAPGYWRERLNTDSTHYGGTNLGNGGGVWAEAVPWMGHPWSVVLTLPPLAGVVLSPEAGP from the coding sequence ATCGCCATTACCCGCAAGGACCCCACCGCCGACGACCGCCGGCGCATCACCGAGGCGCGCCACCACGACCCCTTCGCCTTTCTTGGCGGTCCCCACGGGCCGAAGCGGACGGTGCGCGTCTACGACCCCCACGCCGAAGCGGTCGCCTTCGAGGACGGCACCAAACTGCCGCGCCGGCCCGGCAGCGACTTTTTCGAAGGGCCACTGCCGGCGGGACTCTCCGCCCCCTACCGCCTGCGCCGGACCAGTCAGGACGGCGCAGCGCATACGGCGCACGATCCTTACGCCTTTGGCCCGGCGCTGCCGGACTACGATCTCCACCTCTTCGGTGAGGGGCGCCACTACCACGCCCAGCGCTTCCTGGGCGCCCATCCGCTGGAGCACGAGGGCGTCCCCGGCGTCCGCTTCGCCGTCTGGGCGCCCAACGCCGAACGGGTCAGCGTCGTCGGCGACTTCAACCGCTGGGACGGGCGCTGCCACCCGATGCGGGTGCGCGGCGGCAGCGGCGTCTGGGAGCTTTTCATTCCCGGCCTGCCGGACGGTTCCCTCTACAAGTTCGAACTGCGCAACCGCGACAGCGGCGCGGTTCTGGTCAAGACCGATCCCTACGGCCGCCGCTACCAGCTGCGCCCGGACAGCGCCGCGGTGGTCGAGCCGCCGGCGGATTACGCCTGGAATGATCGCGAGTGGATGGCCGCCCGCCGGGAAGATCAGTGGCAATCGATCCCCATCTCGATCTACGAGGTCCACCTCGGCTCGTGGCAGCGGGCCGGCGACGGCAGCTTCCTCGACTATCGCACCCTGGCCCACCGCTTGGTCGACCACGTCCTGGCCACCGGCTTCACCCATATCGAACTGCTGCCGATCACCGAACACCCATTCGACGGTTCGTGGGGTTATCAAACCACCGGCTACTTCGCCCCCACCACCCGTTTCGGCGCCCCCGACGACTTCCGTTACTTCGTCGATCACTGCCACCGCCACGGCATCGGGGTGATCCTCGACTGGGTGCCGGCCCACTTCCCCCGCGACGACTGGGCGCTGGCCAACTTCGACGGCACGCCGCTCTATGAGCACGCCGACCCGCGCCGCGGCGAGCACCGCGATTGGGGCACGCTGATCTTCAACTTCGGCCGCAACGAGGTCCGCAACTTTCTTACCGCCAGCGCCCTCTACTGGCTGGAGGAGTTCCATATCGACGGGCTGCGGGTGGACGCGGTCGCCTCGATGCTCTATCTCGACTATTCACGGGATGAGGGCGACTGGGTGCCGAACATCCACGGCGGCAATGAGAACCTGGAGGCCATCGACTTTCTGCAGGAACTCAACCGCATCACACACGGTGAACAGCCGGGGACGATGATCATGGCCGAGGAGTCCACCTCGTGGCCCCAGGTCACCCGCCCCACCTGGCTCGGCGGCCTCGGCTTCACGATGAAGTGGAACATGGGGTGGATGCACGACACCCTGACCTACATGGGCGAGGACCCGATCCACCGCCGCTACCACCACGACCAACTCACCTTCGGCATGCTCTACGCCTTCACCGAGAACTTCGTGCTGCCGTTCAGCCACGATGAGGTGGTCCACGGCAAGCGGAGCTTGCTCTGGCGCATGCCGGGCGACGAGTGGCAGCGCTTCGCCAACCTGCGCCTGCTCTACGCCTACCAGTTCACCTATCCAGGCAAGAAGCTGCTCTTCATGGGCTGCGAATTCGGCCAGGGCAACGAGTGGAACGCCGAGGCGGCGCTGGACTGGTACGTCCTCGACTACCCGTTGCACCAGGGGGTGCTGCGTCTCGTCGGCGACCTTAACGCCCTCTACCGGGAGGTACCGGCGCTGCACCGGCACGACTTCGACGAGCACGGCTTCGCCTGGATCGACTGCCACGACACCGAGCAGTCGGCCATCAGCTACCTGCGTCGCGACGGGGGCCACGACGGGGAGGCCACGCCGCCGGCGGCCACCGTGCTCAACTTCACCCCGGTCCCCCGCCACGACTACCGGCTCGGCGTCCCGGCGCCGGGCTACTGGCGGGAGCGGCTCAACACCGATTCGACCCACTACGGCGGCACGAACCTGGGCAACGGCGGCGGCGTATGGGCCGAGGCCGTCCCGTGGATGGGACACCCGTGGTCGGTGGTATTGACCCTACCGCCGCTGGCCGGGGTGGTGCTGTCACCGGAAGCCGGCCCATGA